The stretch of DNA TGCacgaaaaaaaaagttgttattaagaatttaaataaaaaaaatgaagaaactaaaaatatattaaaatgtaaaatataataatatacggagtagttgaattttcatatatttggtcaagtatctattatcatagaatacaaaatttaattttgtgattttaaactctgaTCAGGCGCATTTTCTTATTTGATTGTACAATacaatgtatatacaaataatatttattaatatgtatgtatgcaaattctataatatattttcttaattataatttatattgatatattataattaaaataattaaatttagaaattaaaaaaataacattttaattttgtacgattaatatagtgcataagtatatgtatgtatgtattttaaaaatataaatatgtatgaacacatatttttttttaattctatcatttttaattatattttatattttattaattataattaagaaaattacatttacaaattaagagaatttaattgtaaatttatatggattaatgtagaccctaactatattacatatttagacaaattttttaatatttttgattttttaattaagaatatgagtttagacatattttaaaataatttttttaataaataaccattgtagtaattaatgtgtataattatgccagtaatcacaattctataaaaaaaatgtatatatattttcatattgtacaaaatactattaatattataatatatgtctacataaatggataaaaagaaaaattgataattttttattatatatataatgataaatattatataattttttccttgcatgaaaaaatattctcattttaaaaaatttacattgatatctgagttttgtttcagaatatactttggtgatattttaaactttgaataatacttgtgtgagaccgtctcacggaatATTTTCCAACCCATAAATATAGGACAACCAAAACTactctagatcatcatttaaataataggtccataatagactttgtggttcaatatttgtagatctatgatatgtttttaactaatttattgaaagtttatttcttttagttctattatatcttattcttcatttcttcttcatttgaAATTGATATACCTCGAGATAATGCATCATTTTCAAAtagtgaatttcaattaatttaataacactATATCTAAATGTGACGcatttacccaataacattatattttttttttcaaactctgcaaatgtaagttagttcaattagttcatttttatgttagtttttcttcagttatgttattaacgtaaattaatttgttttggggctcataatatttaattaataactattattttagattttaaaatttttataatatatggtattttataaaatttgtttacaacaTTTGTACtataaaacttttaattaatgcaataatacttatattatttGACATTACTAGAgtgctaaaatcataataatgatatatttgaaaaccaacatcatttatgttgggagaaatttatatatagtagtaataatattatagttatttttaaaagttagatgaagtaaacaaattggcatgcaacaatgatatatatatatatatatatatatatatatatatatattagaattagaaacaaaataaataaatacataattaaaataaaaatcaataaatatataaaatatatagtgtacacacacacacacatatatattaaaatttcatatttaaagcATTGACAatgacctttttatttttattttaaaaatttttctcGCTTATTTTTTATTGGAGAAATCACAATTTTGGTTCCTCAATAATTGTGTCACAACTCTCGATGTTGTCCATAGGTTTTCATTAATTTGATcctcaaattgtttaaaatttcgtcaattaaaccctttgaGGATCAAATTGACGAAAATTTAAAATGAGGAAATAATCATTTTGGTCCATTGGAAggatttaattgacgaaatcttaaacaattcaaaaatcaaattagttgaaattgaaaattactaACTACGTTGATAGTTGATAAACAATTGAAGAACTAAAatgatgatttttcttttttgattttattgtttaaaaGTAGAGGAATAAAAGCGTAATaagttttgtaattactaaaagatttgaatataataataaaataacaaaataggCAAACCAACGTAATAAGTATCAAAATCTATTGTAAGATATAAAATTCACTAATCAATCACTTTTGTTGGATCAAGAAATCTATGCTAAGAAACTGTCACATTTGATAATGGTACAAAAACTAATGAAGtattaataccaaaattaagTCTAACAACTAAGAAAAGTGACATTTTGGCGTTTTGTGAGACAAAAGATCATTTTATTAAGGAATAACATGCAAATTGCCCACTAAACGTAACTTGAAAATGTAATTAGACTACTGAATGAAaacaaaaagtacaattaggccactgaacactccaaatatatgcaatttcaccttaacatccatttcatcaggtgcctgcttacatggagggtgagttggcattttaaaataattttcaataataaactttaaaaatgcaaataaaaataatttaaactaatgcatatatatatatatatatatatatatatatatatatatataaacgttgTGGTGGCCGGCGGCTACCCATcgttttttaaattgttttttttttaaattcttattagtaaaaataatttaaatatgcCAACTCACCATACACGTAAGCATACAACCTTATGAAATATATGGTAACATGCTATCAGGCGAAAGTGCGAAATTGCATACATTCGGtgtttagtggcctaattgcatttttttattcAGTTGTCTAATTACATTTTCGTGTtatgttcagtggccaatttgcaccttattcattttattaaatttaaactcaAGACACACATATCTggtctgacaaaaaaaattatatgcatGTGTAGATGGTCCCTGATTGCAGCACAACTGCCAGGTAGAACAGACAATGAGATAAAAAACTACTGGAACTCGCACTTAAGTAGAAAATTCTATAGCTTTAGGAGAGCAGGAAGTGAGAAGACTATGGAGAATTTGGAGATGGACTTGGCAAAGGCGGCAGAGCAAACAAAACGTAGACGTGGAAAAGTAAGTAGATCAGCCATGAAGAAGAATAAGACCACTGGCTATAAACACTACTCCTCCAATAATAACCATGCTCCTGAATTTCCCCACTTACAGACACACCACACACACAATGATACTATTCCTAGTCTCTGTACTGATCCAGTTAATAACAATGTTGCTGCATCTGCGGTACAAATCTCATCCACCCCGCCAATATTGATGGATAAAGAGGATATTGATACCTCGAGCTTCTTGTGTATGGCGGGAGAGTATTTTAGCTTGGACGACATAATGCCAGTATTGGAGGAAGAGATGGATCCTACAGGGACAATTTTGAGCACTTCGTTAAACGGGAGCCTAGAAAACAGTGTGAAAGAGTTTGGGTTGCAAGTAGTGCAATCCCAACATGATTTGGCAAAAAGCGGTAATAGCAGCGTTGATATTTACAGTGGGTTGATACCCAATGATCATCATCAATTTGGTGGGGAGAACAACGAAAGCACcgcaacatcatcatcatttccAGTTGAACATCATTGTAGCTTGGCCCAAAATATTAGTGATTGGGATGACTGGCAGTACTATTGGGACGACAGTGGAAACAACCTCTGCAACATCCAGAATCTAATGCCGCAACAGAATGAGGATGATGTAATGTTGTCATCGCCGTGGCCCTGGGACGACACTTTTTATGACATTATGCATGGTAATGCTGGTGAATAAGGTAGGGTAGGGTATACGTAATGTAAAGTTGTATGGCGATTTTTACTCTTTAGGTCGTTTTCTAGGCTAGGGTGCATGAAATGGCCAATTAAGATTATTGTTGTTAGTAGAATGTTAGTTAGTAGAACGATAGTGGTGTATGAATGTTGAAGAAGACTATTAGGTGAAAAAAGTAGATTGTTAGTTGGACTAGATGTGTAGTGTGCATATAAATAGGTGTGGTGAAGTAAAGAAGGTGTAAGAAGTGTGTGTGAGAACAATAATGCTATCAGAGCCCATACTCTATTAAACTCCATTATCTTGATATTTTGAACAACTATCTCCTCGCGAAGCTTTGCCATCATTTATCTTTTCTCGTTTTCTAACTTGATCAGTTAcatccatcttttttttttttctagttttctaACCTGATTAGTTACATCCATCCTTTCTCTTTTCTCATTTTCGAACCTGATCAATTAAAGCCATACAATCGATCTGCTAGTGTCACTTGTCACCTCCGTTCAACGTGTGCAGTTAACGCGCTTCCACTGTTCGCAATTTGTAATCCACGCGCCAACGCATGCGGCATCTCCGACAATCATAAAAGTGTTTGATCAACAGCTCCTAGGTCGCCTGAGTCCTCCAGCATCGCATCTAGATTTAGTTTGGACCATTTCCACCTCAGTTGCTTTTGCTCTACGATCATGTTGTTTCGTACACATTCAGACTTCGtttttttgtgtgatttgtGATCTATTTTTTGTGGGTATGGCTGAAGATAAATCTGTTGTCGTGATTGATATTGTTCTTGTGACTTCTAAAATCATAGACTGTAAGCTTAATGATTCTAATTGTGTAGAGTGGTCTAAGGTTATTAAGCTTTATCTCAAGAGTTTGGGTAAAGAGGACACCTAACTAAACTTTTGTCAGAACAAGATGATTATTGGGGGTAGGTTGATGCACGTCTATTTCTACAAATTTAGAATTCAATTGATGATGGTATTGTTGGGGTTATTAATCATTGTGACTCTGTTACGGATATGATGGAATATTTGGAGTACTTGTACTCTGGGAAGGAAAATATCACTCGAATTTATTATGTCTGAAAGGCTTTTTATCGTGCAGAAAAACATAATTTTCCCTCACTGCCTATTTTACGGAATTTAAGAAGACATATGATGCACTTAATAAGCTTATACCATTCACTACTGACATTAAAGAACAACAAAAGCAACGAGAATAATTGGTTGTTATGAGTTTTTGGCAGGTCTTCCTTTTGAGTTTGACACGGTCAGATCAACGATTCTTAGTAATTCTAGAATTCCTAATCTGGATGATGTCCTCCCACGATTGATTCGATCAGAATAATCGAAGCCAAGTGTGCATGAAGTAACCATCCCACCAAGTAATGCTCTTGTTGGTCGTCAGTCGTACAACGGAAATGGTGGTACCTCCCATGGGCACACTTCCGGCGTCATTGTGTGTCATTGTTGCCACAAGCCTGGGCACATGGAGTGGGACTGTAAGAAAAGGTTGAGAAATTAAGGAAAGTCATATGCCAATGTTGCTTCTACATTTGACGATTCCACCAAGTTGGCCATGGTATCTGCTGATGAGATTGCGTGCTAAGTATTAGAAACTTCTAAAACATTCATCCTCTTAAGTCACTGCTGTTGCAAACTCAAGTAACACAACCACATTTCTTCTCTCATCCTCATCCAAATGGGTCATAGACTCGGGTGCTACAGATCATATGACAAGTAACTCTAGTCTATTTTCCATGCTTTCTTTCCATCCACATAGTTCCCCTGCCACCTTAGCCAATGGATCCAACTCCCATGTACTTGGGTCTTGATTCATTACACCAATCCCCTCGTTCCCCTTGAAATTTGCACATACCTAATTTCTCGTTCAATTTAATGTAGACCATTTAATGTTGTTGTTTATATATGTTGCTCGTTGAGTATAGCATTGTCCATCCGAA from Ipomoea triloba cultivar NCNSP0323 chromosome 7, ASM357664v1 encodes:
- the LOC116024395 gene encoding transcription factor MYB12-like produces the protein MCRWSLIAAQLPGRTDNEIKNYWNSHLSRKFYSFRRAGSEKTMENLEMDLAKAAEQTKRRRGKVSRSAMKKNKTTGYKHYSSNNNHAPEFPHLQTHHTHNDTIPSLCTDPVNNNVAASAVQISSTPPILMDKEDIDTSSFLCMAGEYFSLDDIMPVLEEEMDPTGTILSTSLNGSLENSVKEFGLQVVQSQHDLAKSGNSSVDIYSGLIPNDHHQFGGENNESTATSSSFPVEHHCSLAQNISDWDDWQYYWDDSGNNLCNIQNLMPQQNEDDVMLSSPWPWDDTFYDIMHGNAGE